One genomic window of Elaeis guineensis isolate ETL-2024a chromosome 2, EG11, whole genome shotgun sequence includes the following:
- the LOC105054903 gene encoding uncharacterized protein isoform X2, which produces MQSSFLLPWPSSSDGGGGLFLPSRKSISFVGLWAWAGGRGRRSADRAGPVAAGTGSLGGEQDHYAVLGLSRSASAADVKRAYRLLARKVLSDEVSRAHYDITLKYPRASGRPQRRNWTRDPDSEEMRRIYRWAELKQRMHHEKQKRQYSWYYQKKPYQENSNYERGSFSEVLRFAFFILFFMQTVGSRASLTICGLMALLDRQLDIGYKAGYIIAWILGGSGGILLTLCINFISWLCGKNSSNLVALVVVALWLGANLARFSPLPQGAVLTLLYMSIKLQLDLK; this is translated from the exons ATGCAGTCCTCCTTCTTGCTGCCATGGCCGAGCTCCTCCGACGGTGGCGGTGGTCTCTTCCTCCCTTCCCGGAAGTCCATCTCCTTCGTGGGCCTCTGGGCGTGGGCCGGCGGCCGGGGCCGGCGATCCGCCGACCGTGCCGGCCCCGTGGCGGCGGGGACGGGATCGCTTGGCGGGGAGCAGGACCACTACGCTGTCCTCGGCCTATCCCGCAGCGCCTCCGCCGCGGACGTCAAGCGGGCTTACCGCCTTCTCGCAAGAAAG GTTCTCTCTGATGAAGTCTCAAGAGCTCACTATGACATAACACTGAAATATCCCAGAGCGTCAGGGAGACCGCAGAGGAGAAACTGGACTCGGGATCCTGATTCTGAAGAAATGAGAAGGATTTATAGATGGGCAGAGCTGAAGCAGCGAATGCACCATGAGAAGCAGAAAAGACAATATTCATGGTATTATCAGAAAAAACCGTATCAAGAAAACTCAAACTACGAGAGAGGCTCCTTCAGTGAAGTGTTAAGATTTGCTTTCTTCATCCTCTTTTTCATGCAGACAGTTGGATCCCGAGCATCACTCACAATATGTGGACTAATGGCATTGCTGGACAGGCAGTTGGACATTGGATACAAGGCTGGCTATATAATTGCCTGGATTTTGGGAGGCAGTGGAGGTATTTTGCTGACATTATGCATCAATTTTATCAGTTGGCTCTGTGGCAAGAACAGCAGCAACCTTGTTGCACTGGTGGTGGTTGCATTATGGCTGGGTGCTAACCTTGCAAGATTCAGCCCCCTTCCTCAAGGTGCAGTGCTTACCCTGTTATACATGTCCATTAAGCTTCAGCTTGATTTAAAGTAA
- the LOC105054903 gene encoding uncharacterized protein isoform X1, with protein MQSSFLLPWPSSSDGGGGLFLPSRKSISFVGLWAWAGGRGRRSADRAGPVAAGTGSLGGEQDHYAVLGLSRSASAADVKRAYRLLARKYHPDVSKDLQAGEMFKSIRCAYEVLSDEVSRAHYDITLKYPRASGRPQRRNWTRDPDSEEMRRIYRWAELKQRMHHEKQKRQYSWYYQKKPYQENSNYERGSFSEVLRFAFFILFFMQTVGSRASLTICGLMALLDRQLDIGYKAGYIIAWILGGSGGILLTLCINFISWLCGKNSSNLVALVVVALWLGANLARFSPLPQGAVLTLLYMSIKLQLDLK; from the exons ATGCAGTCCTCCTTCTTGCTGCCATGGCCGAGCTCCTCCGACGGTGGCGGTGGTCTCTTCCTCCCTTCCCGGAAGTCCATCTCCTTCGTGGGCCTCTGGGCGTGGGCCGGCGGCCGGGGCCGGCGATCCGCCGACCGTGCCGGCCCCGTGGCGGCGGGGACGGGATCGCTTGGCGGGGAGCAGGACCACTACGCTGTCCTCGGCCTATCCCGCAGCGCCTCCGCCGCGGACGTCAAGCGGGCTTACCGCCTTCTCGCAAGAAAG TATCATCCTGATGTTAGCAAGGATTTGCAAGCTGGTGAGATGTTTAAGAGCATCCGCTGTGCGTATGAG GTTCTCTCTGATGAAGTCTCAAGAGCTCACTATGACATAACACTGAAATATCCCAGAGCGTCAGGGAGACCGCAGAGGAGAAACTGGACTCGGGATCCTGATTCTGAAGAAATGAGAAGGATTTATAGATGGGCAGAGCTGAAGCAGCGAATGCACCATGAGAAGCAGAAAAGACAATATTCATGGTATTATCAGAAAAAACCGTATCAAGAAAACTCAAACTACGAGAGAGGCTCCTTCAGTGAAGTGTTAAGATTTGCTTTCTTCATCCTCTTTTTCATGCAGACAGTTGGATCCCGAGCATCACTCACAATATGTGGACTAATGGCATTGCTGGACAGGCAGTTGGACATTGGATACAAGGCTGGCTATATAATTGCCTGGATTTTGGGAGGCAGTGGAGGTATTTTGCTGACATTATGCATCAATTTTATCAGTTGGCTCTGTGGCAAGAACAGCAGCAACCTTGTTGCACTGGTGGTGGTTGCATTATGGCTGGGTGCTAACCTTGCAAGATTCAGCCCCCTTCCTCAAGGTGCAGTGCTTACCCTGTTATACATGTCCATTAAGCTTCAGCTTGATTTAAAGTAA